A region from the Bradyrhizobium erythrophlei genome encodes:
- a CDS encoding SDR family NAD(P)-dependent oxidoreductase, with amino-acid sequence MAAVYSDLAGKVVLVTGGASGIGEAIVRRFAQQKSIVVFFDIKVEEGARLARELSSQGLRAHFLNVDLTDIAALRAGVADARKAHGPVNVLVNNAAHDERHSTEEMTPEYWDDRIAVNLKHQFFAAQAVLPDMKAANEGAIINFGSVSWMVGQGGMAAYTASKSGVLGLTRSLARDYGPYNIRVNAIAPGWIMTQRQIDKWLTPEGVEELMHRQCLKRKLVPDEIAKFTVFLASDEASACTSQQYVVDGGWV; translated from the coding sequence ATGGCCGCCGTCTATTCGGATCTCGCCGGCAAAGTCGTTCTCGTCACCGGCGGGGCATCGGGCATCGGTGAAGCGATCGTGCGGCGCTTCGCGCAGCAGAAATCCATTGTCGTGTTCTTCGACATCAAGGTCGAGGAGGGAGCTCGCCTTGCGCGCGAGCTCTCGAGTCAAGGTCTTCGCGCGCACTTTCTCAATGTCGACCTCACCGATATTGCCGCGTTGCGCGCTGGCGTCGCTGACGCACGCAAGGCCCACGGTCCGGTCAATGTCCTCGTCAACAACGCTGCCCATGATGAGCGACATTCGACGGAAGAGATGACGCCGGAGTACTGGGACGACCGAATCGCGGTTAATCTCAAGCATCAGTTCTTTGCAGCGCAAGCAGTGTTGCCGGACATGAAGGCGGCGAATGAGGGCGCCATCATCAATTTCGGATCGGTCTCGTGGATGGTAGGACAGGGTGGCATGGCGGCCTACACCGCCAGCAAGTCGGGCGTACTCGGTCTCACCCGCTCACTGGCGCGCGATTATGGCCCGTATAACATTCGCGTCAACGCGATCGCCCCCGGCTGGATCATGACCCAGCGCCAGATCGATAAATGGCTGACGCCAGAGGGCGTGGAAGAGTTGATGCACCGCCAGTGCCTGAAACGCAAGCTCGTCCCGGACGAGATCGCGAAGTTCACGGTGTTCCTTGCGTCCGACGAAGCGTCGGCGTGCACTTCACAGCAATACGTCGTGGATGGCGGCTGGGTGTGA
- a CDS encoding xanthine dehydrogenase family Fe-S subunit yields the protein MSMISLTVNTRKVSAAVEPRTHLADFLRDGLNLTGTHLGCEHGVCGACTLLLDDVPARSCITYAVACEGAQVTTIEGLDDDEIMIELRTAFAREHALQCGYCTPGMLVSARDLVLRLPTADERGIRVGMSGNLCRCTGYVGIVRAIRSVIQARRERGVAPIVGAGRNCLGPAGSGHGPGRPTGQVAIPAARTEASGAGDASMPIRDFTPETIFERQFEIQHPPRRVFEFFGDPAAVAACLPGASLTGTATPERVDGAILVMLGPISAKFQGAARIERDPATWSGRIVGIGNDRRSRSSTQGEIRYRLVPLGQGATQVIFSIDYSLRGMLAQFARPGLVSDLAERMTADFARNLDHALSGLPPDSGRTSRPHSLNALTLLGDVVRRRIRRLLLQLRGHRND from the coding sequence GTGTCGATGATCAGCTTGACCGTCAATACCCGCAAAGTGAGTGCTGCCGTCGAGCCGCGCACGCACCTCGCGGATTTCTTGCGCGACGGGCTCAATCTCACCGGCACCCACCTCGGCTGCGAACACGGCGTATGCGGCGCCTGCACCCTGTTGCTCGATGATGTACCGGCGCGGTCCTGCATTACCTATGCGGTCGCCTGCGAGGGGGCGCAGGTCACGACCATCGAGGGTCTCGATGATGACGAGATCATGATCGAGCTCCGCACCGCATTTGCGCGCGAACATGCGCTCCAGTGCGGCTACTGCACGCCGGGCATGCTGGTTTCCGCGCGCGATCTCGTGCTGCGACTGCCGACGGCCGACGAGCGCGGCATCCGCGTCGGCATGAGTGGAAACCTCTGCCGCTGCACCGGCTATGTAGGAATCGTTCGGGCGATCCGGTCCGTGATCCAAGCACGGCGCGAGCGCGGCGTAGCGCCGATCGTCGGCGCCGGCCGCAACTGTCTCGGCCCCGCGGGATCGGGCCACGGCCCGGGAAGGCCGACCGGTCAGGTCGCGATACCGGCGGCGAGAACCGAGGCGTCCGGCGCAGGCGATGCGTCAATGCCGATCCGGGATTTCACGCCGGAGACCATTTTTGAGCGGCAATTCGAGATTCAGCATCCACCTCGAAGGGTCTTTGAATTCTTCGGCGATCCGGCGGCCGTCGCAGCCTGCCTGCCCGGCGCGTCGCTGACCGGCACTGCCACGCCCGAGCGCGTCGACGGCGCGATCCTGGTCATGCTCGGACCGATCTCGGCGAAATTCCAGGGCGCGGCGCGCATCGAGCGCGACCCCGCAACATGGTCGGGGCGGATCGTCGGGATTGGCAACGACCGTCGCAGCCGATCGTCGACGCAGGGCGAGATCCGCTATCGCCTCGTACCGCTCGGGCAAGGCGCCACGCAGGTCATATTCTCGATCGACTACAGTCTTCGCGGCATGCTGGCCCAGTTCGCGCGTCCCGGGCTGGTCAGCGACCTCGCCGAGCGAATGACCGCCGACTTCGCGCGCAACCTTGACCACGCATTATCCGGGCTGCCGCCGGACAGTGGCCGCACATCACGCCCGCATTCGCTAAACGCACTCACCCTTCTGGGCGACGTTGTGCGCCGACGTATCCGGCGTCTCCTTCTGCAACTGCGAGGACACCGCAACGACTAA
- a CDS encoding xanthine dehydrogenase family protein molybdopterin-binding subunit, producing the protein MSNLEGKDRPESAPTPEQGVGARMQRKEDDRLMRGRGQFVADIRLAGLQDVAFVRSPLAHARINSITVPERFRNAVFTADDLVGVKPIRAVSGLPGFKISEQPVLASGKVRHVGELVAMCVAPTRAEAEDIAASVTLDFDELPAVHDMLQARQAGTTLVHEHWGDNVFLESGFEVDIASALDSPIKVTREISTARQCMSPLEGRGVVATFDHRLDQLTLYTGAQMPHIVRNGLADCLEMEQGKIRIVSPDIGGGFGHKGILLPEEVCLAWLTMRKGHPVRWIEDRREHLTASANCREHHYKITVFAERDGTLRGIDCEATVDSGAYSSYPFSACLEAAQVASILPGPYRMPAYRCRTFSAATNKCPILPYRGVARTGVCFALEIMLDAVAAEAGLEPVEVRLRNLVAPHEMPFDNITNKHFDSGDYPEAMRRAASMMNIPAIRERQQREEPDGRLIGTGVSIYCEQAAHGTSVYAGWGIPMVPGYEQANARMTPDGGLEIRVGVHSHGQGLETTLAQVAHEILGIDTARIRVVHGDTAITPYSTGTWGSRSMVMAGGAVATACAELAERAKQIGAKLLQLDPESVVLRDGRVRGPNSSIGLAEIAHTWYRRPQDLPGDVDPGGLEVTSGYKPRRDSGTFSYATHAVTVAVDPDLGDVEILDYVIVEDGGVLVNPMIVDGQIFGGLAQGIGTALYEEMPFDAAGQPLATTLADYLLPGPTEVPEPRLDHLETPSPYTMFGVKGIGEGGAIAPPAAIANAVNDALRPLGVQVLHSPISPRRLVEAILAARERQRPAA; encoded by the coding sequence ATGTCCAACCTTGAAGGGAAGGACCGTCCCGAGTCGGCCCCTACCCCCGAGCAAGGGGTCGGGGCGCGGATGCAGCGCAAGGAAGACGATCGTCTGATGCGCGGACGCGGCCAGTTCGTGGCCGACATCCGGCTTGCCGGCCTGCAGGACGTAGCCTTCGTGCGCAGCCCGCTCGCGCACGCCCGGATCAACTCGATTACCGTGCCGGAGCGGTTTCGAAACGCCGTGTTCACAGCCGACGACCTCGTTGGCGTGAAACCGATCCGTGCCGTCTCCGGATTACCCGGATTCAAGATTTCGGAGCAGCCGGTTCTGGCATCGGGCAAGGTACGCCATGTCGGGGAACTGGTCGCCATGTGCGTGGCGCCGACGCGGGCCGAGGCCGAGGATATCGCCGCTTCGGTGACGCTGGATTTCGACGAACTTCCGGCCGTCCACGACATGCTGCAGGCCCGGCAAGCGGGTACGACCCTGGTCCACGAACACTGGGGCGACAATGTTTTCCTCGAAAGCGGCTTCGAAGTCGACATCGCTTCCGCTCTGGATTCGCCGATCAAGGTAACACGCGAAATATCCACCGCCCGGCAATGCATGTCGCCGCTCGAAGGACGCGGCGTGGTCGCGACTTTCGATCACCGCCTCGATCAGCTCACGCTCTATACCGGCGCCCAGATGCCGCACATCGTGCGCAACGGCCTCGCCGACTGCCTGGAGATGGAGCAGGGCAAGATCCGGATCGTATCGCCGGATATTGGCGGCGGCTTCGGCCATAAAGGCATACTGCTGCCCGAAGAGGTCTGTCTCGCCTGGCTCACCATGCGCAAGGGTCATCCGGTGCGCTGGATCGAGGACCGCCGCGAGCATCTGACGGCGAGCGCAAATTGCCGCGAGCATCACTACAAGATCACGGTCTTTGCCGAGCGCGACGGCACGTTGCGGGGGATCGACTGCGAGGCCACGGTGGATTCGGGCGCCTACTCCTCATATCCCTTTTCCGCCTGCCTCGAGGCGGCACAAGTCGCCAGCATCCTGCCGGGCCCCTATCGGATGCCGGCCTATCGCTGCCGGACGTTTTCTGCGGCCACTAACAAGTGCCCGATCCTGCCCTATCGCGGCGTAGCGCGTACCGGCGTCTGCTTTGCGCTCGAGATCATGCTGGACGCGGTGGCGGCGGAAGCCGGTCTCGAGCCGGTCGAGGTTCGACTGCGCAACCTCGTTGCTCCGCACGAGATGCCGTTCGACAACATCACCAACAAGCATTTCGACAGCGGCGATTATCCGGAAGCCATGCGGCGCGCCGCGTCGATGATGAATATTCCGGCGATACGGGAACGTCAACAGCGCGAAGAGCCCGACGGGCGCCTGATCGGCACCGGCGTCTCGATCTATTGCGAACAGGCTGCCCATGGCACGTCGGTTTATGCCGGATGGGGCATTCCGATGGTCCCCGGATATGAACAGGCCAACGCGCGCATGACGCCTGATGGCGGCCTCGAGATCCGGGTCGGCGTGCATTCCCACGGCCAGGGCCTCGAAACGACGCTCGCCCAGGTCGCCCACGAGATTCTCGGCATCGACACGGCAAGGATACGCGTCGTGCACGGCGATACCGCCATCACACCCTACTCGACCGGCACCTGGGGCTCGCGCTCGATGGTGATGGCCGGCGGGGCCGTCGCGACCGCCTGCGCCGAACTCGCCGAACGCGCAAAGCAGATCGGCGCTAAACTGCTGCAGCTTGATCCGGAGTCGGTGGTGCTGCGCGACGGCCGCGTCCGCGGCCCGAACAGCAGCATCGGCCTGGCCGAGATCGCCCACACCTGGTATCGCCGTCCGCAGGATCTGCCCGGCGATGTCGATCCCGGCGGCCTCGAAGTCACCAGCGGCTACAAGCCGCGGCGCGACAGCGGCACGTTCAGCTATGCGACGCATGCCGTCACCGTCGCGGTCGATCCCGATCTCGGTGATGTGGAAATCCTCGATTATGTGATCGTCGAGGATGGCGGCGTGCTGGTCAACCCGATGATCGTCGACGGCCAGATCTTCGGCGGTCTCGCCCAGGGCATCGGCACCGCGCTCTACGAGGAAATGCCGTTCGATGCGGCGGGCCAGCCGCTCGCGACGACGCTTGCCGATTATCTGCTGCCGGGACCGACCGAGGTGCCCGAACCACGGCTCGATCATCTGGAAACGCCCTCGCCTTACACCATGTTCGGCGTCAAGGGCATCGGCGAAGGCGGCGCGATCGCGCCGCCGGCCGCCATCGCCAACGCCGTGAACGATGCATTGCGACCGTTGGGCGTCCAGGTTCTGCATTCGCCGATCTCGCCGCGCCGGCTGGTCGAAGCCATTCTCGCGGCGCGCGAGCGTCAAAGGCCCGCAGCATGA
- a CDS encoding ABC transporter substrate-binding protein — translation MHRRDFLKSTTIAGFTALLDVSDVFAQSRQETLVVISESGPNNLDVQGVGTNRPGYEVAWNCYDRLVGYGVKTLADSSRSYDQNAIVPELAERWEVDSKGITFHLRRDAAFHDGTPVRSADVKWSFDRAVSVGGFPTSQMAAGSLLKPEQFSAIDDHTFRVDFVRPDALTLPDIAVVVPAVYNSELVKKNSTAKDPWGLEFTKTNTAGGGAFKVEKWTPGTEVLYLRNDDWKSGPLPKMKRVIWRTVPSAGNRRALIERGDVDFSFDLPTKDFAELKAKGSVAVQSTPISNGMWCIELNVTKPPFDNIRARQAVAYAIPYQKIMDAVLFGEARPLFGAASNTPGDTTWPSPTAYNTDLVKAKALLAEAGMADGFETTISLDAGQATLSEPIAVLVQESLAALNIRTTIDKIPGSNWRGEMMKKTMPFMINFFSGWLDYPEYFFFFTYHGQNAVFNTMSYKNPALDQLIDQARSLAAKEDRTAYEATIKQMITLGYDEAPRIPLFQPYLSVASQKSIGGYVYWFHRQLDYRSLTKSA, via the coding sequence ATGCACAGAAGGGATTTTCTGAAATCCACCACCATAGCGGGGTTTACCGCACTTCTGGATGTCTCGGACGTTTTTGCGCAGTCTAGGCAGGAGACACTCGTCGTCATCTCGGAAAGCGGTCCGAACAACCTCGACGTCCAGGGCGTCGGCACCAATCGGCCGGGATATGAAGTGGCGTGGAACTGCTACGATCGGCTGGTCGGCTACGGGGTCAAGACGCTGGCTGATAGCTCGCGATCGTATGATCAGAATGCGATCGTGCCCGAGCTGGCGGAACGATGGGAAGTGGACTCCAAGGGCATCACTTTCCACCTGCGCCGCGATGCGGCATTTCATGACGGGACCCCGGTTAGATCCGCCGACGTCAAATGGTCGTTCGACCGGGCGGTGTCGGTCGGTGGATTCCCAACCAGTCAGATGGCGGCGGGGAGCCTGCTCAAGCCCGAGCAGTTTTCCGCGATCGATGACCACACGTTTCGCGTCGATTTCGTCAGGCCGGACGCATTGACGCTTCCGGACATCGCCGTCGTTGTGCCGGCGGTTTACAACTCCGAGCTGGTCAAGAAGAACAGCACCGCCAAGGATCCGTGGGGCCTCGAATTCACCAAGACGAACACGGCGGGTGGAGGTGCGTTCAAGGTCGAAAAATGGACGCCCGGCACCGAGGTCCTCTATCTGCGAAACGACGACTGGAAATCCGGGCCGCTGCCGAAAATGAAACGGGTGATCTGGAGGACTGTGCCTTCGGCCGGAAACCGCAGGGCATTGATCGAGCGCGGCGACGTCGACTTCTCGTTCGATCTGCCGACCAAGGATTTTGCCGAGCTCAAGGCCAAAGGCAGCGTCGCGGTCCAGTCCACCCCAATCTCGAACGGAATGTGGTGCATCGAGCTCAACGTCACCAAGCCACCATTCGACAACATCAGGGCCCGTCAGGCCGTGGCCTACGCCATCCCCTACCAGAAGATCATGGACGCCGTCCTGTTCGGCGAAGCCAGGCCGTTGTTCGGCGCTGCCTCGAATACGCCTGGTGACACAACCTGGCCGAGCCCGACCGCCTACAATACCGATCTGGTGAAGGCAAAGGCGCTGCTCGCCGAAGCCGGGATGGCCGACGGTTTTGAGACCACCATCTCGCTGGATGCGGGTCAGGCCACCCTGAGCGAGCCGATCGCCGTTCTCGTGCAGGAAAGCCTGGCGGCCCTCAACATCAGAACGACGATCGACAAGATCCCAGGTTCAAACTGGCGCGGCGAGATGATGAAGAAGACGATGCCCTTCATGATCAATTTCTTTTCCGGCTGGCTGGATTATCCCGAATATTTCTTCTTCTTCACCTACCACGGCCAAAATGCTGTGTTCAACACGATGAGCTACAAGAACCCGGCGCTCGACCAGTTGATCGACCAGGCCCGTTCGCTCGCTGCCAAGGAAGATCGAACGGCTTACGAAGCAACGATCAAGCAAATGATCACGCTGGGATACGACGAGGCGCCGAGAATTCCGCTGTTCCAGCCCTATCTGAGCGTCGCTTCGCAAAAGAGCATCGGCGGATACGTCTACTGGTTTCACCGCCAGCTCGACTACCGCTCGCTGACAAAATCGGCCTAG
- a CDS encoding alpha/beta hydrolase, with product MESSLPEDPRHRWASLDQAARDAAYDNNAAVADSARWIEQHNRDSAIYRGSHSAKLDLAYADVSERTAFDLYPSQNNTAPCLIFLHGGYWQRNSREVFACMAEGLAAAGWSVAIPGYSLAPQASLTQIVAEIGVAIDWLVAHGQEHGIAGPLVIAGWSAGAQLAALHLGHPGIVAGLAVSGVYELAPLRETGLNKALNLNDKEIETLSPLRLEPVQKPLTLSFGSNELPALVHDFAQAARQTRGSRRAGSDPADRRCRSLLDPLRTPEAGWCAGQGRERIVDHGLADHWASRAGRLTPESTKKEYRRCTEGIF from the coding sequence ATGGAGTCTTCGCTTCCCGAAGATCCCAGGCATCGCTGGGCATCGCTCGACCAGGCGGCGCGAGACGCCGCCTACGACAACAATGCCGCGGTTGCCGACAGCGCTCGCTGGATCGAGCAGCACAACCGCGACTCGGCCATCTACCGCGGCAGCCACAGTGCGAAGCTCGATCTCGCTTATGCCGACGTCTCCGAACGAACCGCGTTCGATCTTTATCCGTCGCAGAACAACACCGCGCCTTGTCTGATCTTTCTGCATGGCGGGTACTGGCAGCGCAACTCCCGCGAGGTCTTCGCCTGCATGGCCGAAGGCCTCGCCGCCGCTGGATGGTCGGTCGCGATACCCGGTTATTCCCTGGCACCGCAAGCGAGCCTTACGCAGATCGTCGCCGAGATCGGTGTGGCGATCGACTGGCTCGTCGCGCATGGCCAGGAGCACGGAATCGCCGGTCCCCTTGTCATCGCGGGATGGTCCGCGGGAGCGCAGCTAGCCGCGCTCCATCTCGGCCATCCCGGCATCGTCGCGGGCCTTGCCGTCTCCGGAGTTTATGAACTCGCTCCTTTGCGAGAGACCGGCCTCAACAAGGCGCTCAATCTCAACGACAAGGAGATCGAGACCCTGTCGCCGTTGCGTCTTGAGCCGGTGCAAAAGCCCCTGACATTGTCGTTCGGCAGCAACGAACTGCCGGCTCTCGTCCATGATTTCGCTCAAGCTGCACGACAAACGCGCGGCAGCCGGCGCGCCGGGAGCGATCCTGCCGATCGCCGGTGCCGATCACTTCTCGATCCTCTCCGAACTCCAGAGGCCGGATGGTGCGCTGGTCAAGGCCGCGAACGAATTGTTGACCATGGTTTAGCTGACCATTGGGCGAGTCGCGCTGGCCGGCTCACTCCGGAATCAACCAAGAAGGAATATAGGCGATGCACAGAAGGGATTTTCTGA
- a CDS encoding ABC transporter permease, with product MRKKDLSLLVLILVVGAVVASINPRFLLAGNLSNIANQVGLFGIFSIAEAFVIVIGGIELSIGSVIALLGVLFIDLIVNHDVGWVAAVGITIAGGLAIGVAHGTLVTRMRIQPFVVTLCGLLIYRGAARYYTEDATAGFGFGASFPTLEWLTAGRTNVLGFPLPHSVVALIIVTAVSWVVLHRSVFGRYLYAVGKNEEAARYSGIRANRVVISAYIICGGLTAFSAILIAMYTRSISPAVHGSFYELYAIAAAVLGGCSLRGGEGSIIGVVLGTVLLQVLQNLVNLLGIPSSLNFAVMGTVILIGVLADQYFVQRSRRARTKG from the coding sequence TTGCGCAAGAAAGACTTGAGTCTGCTCGTCTTGATCCTGGTAGTAGGCGCCGTCGTCGCCTCCATCAATCCGCGTTTTCTATTGGCCGGCAATCTCTCCAACATCGCCAATCAGGTCGGGCTCTTCGGCATCTTCTCCATCGCCGAGGCCTTTGTCATCGTCATTGGTGGAATCGAGCTGTCGATCGGCTCGGTGATCGCGCTGCTCGGCGTGTTGTTTATCGACTTGATCGTCAATCACGACGTCGGCTGGGTTGCAGCCGTCGGCATCACTATCGCCGGCGGACTCGCGATCGGCGTGGCGCATGGCACGCTTGTCACCAGGATGCGCATCCAACCCTTCGTGGTCACGCTGTGCGGATTGCTGATCTACCGCGGCGCCGCGCGCTACTACACCGAGGATGCCACGGCCGGCTTTGGTTTTGGCGCGAGCTTTCCGACGCTGGAATGGCTGACCGCCGGTCGGACCAACGTGCTGGGCTTTCCACTGCCGCACAGCGTGGTGGCGCTTATCATCGTCACAGCGGTCAGCTGGGTGGTACTGCACCGCTCCGTGTTCGGGCGCTATCTCTATGCGGTCGGCAAGAACGAGGAGGCGGCACGTTATTCCGGCATCCGCGCCAATCGCGTCGTCATCTCTGCCTACATCATCTGCGGCGGACTGACGGCGTTCTCGGCGATTCTGATCGCGATGTACACGCGTTCGATCTCGCCGGCGGTGCACGGTTCCTTCTATGAGCTCTACGCCATCGCCGCCGCCGTGCTCGGCGGCTGCTCGTTGCGCGGCGGCGAGGGTTCGATCATCGGCGTCGTGCTCGGCACTGTGTTGCTCCAGGTGCTGCAAAACCTCGTCAACCTGCTGGGCATTCCGAGCTCGCTGAACTTTGCCGTGATGGGGACGGTGATTCTCATCGGTGTGCTCGCCGACCAATACTTCGTGCAGCGCAGCCGCCGCGCAAGGACGAAGGGCTAA
- a CDS encoding cytosine permease — MSDSELRADVHSIEPIPDADRDSTGPQQMWIWAGANIAPVNWALGALGIILKLGLWETIAVIVIGNLVGCAIFAAFTVMGHKTGVNQMVLSRSAFGVRGAYLPSILMFLMTLCWIGVNTYFPVKIAVAILGQFGVPDTWLIEIVIITLVMVLQVGIGVYGFYAIRTFEKYTVPVTIAIMVLMSFLAWTRPGVVNWSLASTLPPGAHLAMITLLMTAIGVGWGISWVTWASDYSRFVPRSVPSSSVFWYSYVGMFVPTVWLAILGATIASTTLDTDPAKMVSAVFGGPVSILVLLMVLHGPIATNILNVYSAALAALSAGLNLSRVALASIVGAAGYAVTLYFIFAPSFAKAFDNWMISLLLWMSPWAGVVLADFFLKRKGQIDIAELYRSPETSAYGDINWSGIIAFLAGLIAGWSVEDGLVGALQGPVSTGLLAGADLSWLFGIVVSGAVYLGLGSRVTSASVVASKAG; from the coding sequence ATGAGTGATTCCGAACTTCGTGCTGACGTTCATAGCATCGAGCCCATCCCGGACGCCGACCGGGATTCGACTGGACCGCAGCAGATGTGGATCTGGGCGGGCGCGAACATCGCGCCGGTCAACTGGGCGCTGGGCGCGCTTGGCATCATCCTCAAACTGGGTCTTTGGGAGACCATCGCGGTCATCGTGATCGGAAACCTGGTCGGCTGCGCGATCTTTGCCGCCTTCACCGTGATGGGCCACAAGACCGGCGTCAATCAGATGGTTCTGAGCCGCTCGGCATTCGGAGTTCGCGGGGCCTATCTGCCAAGCATCCTGATGTTCCTGATGACGCTGTGCTGGATCGGGGTAAACACCTATTTCCCAGTCAAGATCGCGGTTGCCATTCTCGGCCAGTTCGGCGTTCCCGACACATGGCTGATCGAGATCGTCATCATCACGCTGGTGATGGTGCTGCAGGTGGGCATCGGCGTCTATGGCTTCTATGCCATCCGGACTTTCGAGAAATACACCGTACCCGTAACCATCGCGATCATGGTGCTGATGAGCTTTCTGGCATGGACGCGTCCCGGCGTCGTCAACTGGAGCCTCGCCAGCACGCTGCCGCCCGGCGCTCATCTTGCGATGATAACGTTGCTGATGACTGCGATCGGCGTCGGCTGGGGAATTTCATGGGTCACCTGGGCGTCGGATTATTCGAGGTTCGTGCCCCGCAGCGTCCCCTCGAGCTCCGTGTTCTGGTACAGCTATGTCGGCATGTTCGTCCCCACGGTCTGGCTTGCCATTCTGGGCGCGACCATCGCAAGCACGACCCTGGACACTGATCCGGCGAAGATGGTCAGCGCCGTGTTCGGCGGTCCCGTCAGCATCCTGGTACTGCTGATGGTTCTCCACGGACCAATCGCCACCAACATTCTCAATGTGTATTCGGCGGCGTTGGCCGCGCTCAGCGCGGGACTGAATTTGTCGCGCGTCGCGCTGGCGTCGATCGTCGGCGCTGCCGGCTACGCGGTGACGCTGTACTTCATCTTCGCGCCGTCCTTTGCCAAGGCGTTCGACAACTGGATGATCAGCCTGCTGCTGTGGATGAGCCCATGGGCAGGAGTCGTGCTGGCCGATTTCTTTCTCAAGCGAAAGGGACAGATCGATATCGCGGAACTCTACCGGTCGCCGGAGACCAGCGCCTATGGCGACATCAACTGGAGCGGAATCATCGCATTTCTGGCGGGGTTGATCGCCGGATGGTCGGTGGAAGACGGCCTGGTCGGTGCGCTGCAAGGGCCGGTGTCCACGGGTCTGCTGGCCGGGGCCGATCTGAGCTGGCTGTTTGGGATCGTGGTATCCGGCGCGGTCTATCTCGGCCTCGGCAGTCGCGTGACGTCCGCATCCGTCGTGGCGAGCAAAGCCGGTTGA
- a CDS encoding FAD binding domain-containing protein: protein MKAAVFAYERPGDLAAALALVGQTDRVGKIIAGGQSLGPMLNLRLVEPDLMIDISSLDELKQASRIGDDLVLGACVTHSDIEDGRIPDVTQGAMARVAAGIAYRAVRNRGTIGGSLSHADPAADWVSALSALGATVSLRSRSSARQLPVEQFIVGALESCLRPGEMVEAVRIPAMTPSARFGFFKACRKTGEFAHAIGAVLIDPELATARAVVGALDAAPVVLTGADAASLFGGRVTSDFEHHFDSWIADAILVKAGVSHGAARHIHVTALRRAIHDAAACR from the coding sequence ATGAAGGCGGCTGTGTTCGCGTATGAACGTCCTGGCGACCTGGCTGCGGCGCTCGCACTGGTTGGGCAGACCGATCGCGTCGGCAAGATCATTGCCGGCGGCCAGTCGTTGGGCCCGATGCTCAACCTGCGGCTGGTCGAACCCGATCTGATGATCGATATCTCGAGCCTCGATGAACTCAAGCAGGCCTCCCGCATCGGCGACGACCTCGTGCTCGGCGCGTGCGTCACCCACAGCGATATCGAAGACGGACGAATACCGGATGTGACGCAGGGAGCGATGGCGCGGGTCGCCGCCGGCATTGCCTACCGGGCCGTCCGCAATCGCGGCACGATCGGCGGCTCGCTGAGCCACGCCGATCCCGCCGCCGACTGGGTGTCTGCCCTGTCGGCGCTCGGCGCAACGGTTTCGTTGCGCAGCCGATCGAGCGCTCGCCAGCTTCCGGTGGAGCAGTTCATCGTCGGCGCACTCGAATCCTGCCTGCGGCCCGGCGAAATGGTGGAGGCGGTGCGGATACCCGCGATGACGCCGTCGGCCCGATTTGGTTTTTTCAAGGCCTGCCGCAAGACCGGTGAATTCGCCCATGCGATCGGCGCCGTTTTGATCGATCCAGAACTGGCGACGGCGCGCGCCGTGGTCGGTGCGCTCGACGCGGCGCCTGTCGTCCTGACCGGTGCCGATGCGGCATCGCTCTTCGGCGGACGTGTTACCTCGGATTTCGAACACCATTTCGACTCCTGGATCGCCGATGCGATCCTGGTCAAGGCGGGCGTTTCGCACGGCGCCGCCCGCCACATTCACGTGACGGCCTTGCGCCGGGCCATCCATGATGCGGCGGCGTGTCGATGA